Below is a genomic region from Nilaparvata lugens isolate BPH chromosome 3, ASM1435652v1, whole genome shotgun sequence.
GCATTCCTGTATTTATTACATGGAACTGTATGCTATGTAGAGGAATCGTctggaaataaaatgtattctcgCTTTCAAAATAATTCCGTAGAATAAACATGCTAGTCAAGCATTTATGTTCTGTATTCATTCTAATCCACTATTAAATTGGAAATTATACTAAATTAAaaactattatattaaattaacaGTTGAATTAAAAACACATTTGTAATGGAATAAGCACTTACCTCAAGCAGTGACTAAAGTCACCTGAAACCGCAGTGCTTATAAAGCTCCCTTAAATTTATCCATCTCAAAAGTGTTCTTAAATTCAATGTCCAAATATTTCTTGATATTTCTCAAATAACTTAATTATGTTCTATTGAGACATTAAATTAGTATTTGattctaaattttcaaatttaaaaacttGGTTCAAATGAAACTTTGGAATTATATTGTGTTTACTATCAAACACTCATTCACAATCAGCTTCTTGGCTTTATTATCAaaccataaaaatttaaaattgaccATTGATTTctctagtattattattatttggcaTGAACAGAACCTGTACATTGagactatatttttcaaaattgtgttagaaattattgttagggctatgcctgttttttcttcctgtcattgaatcaaataaataaatattgcgACACttcaatacataattattatattgttatcaAGCCTGCTCACTGCGATGTGAAAATGTGCCCAACGAAATTTTGTCATCTCATTGAAATATTATCggtttgataaaatttcataCTTTGTTTGAATTTTGCCGATTTTTTACTTTgccattgccttctatagatggtggatgataccgatatatctgatgtaatattagctgttcattcttgtctcaaataatacattttattttattcgtcaagaaaatatagatttcaatgtttgaataatacattttcacaataattaagattgaatattgtgttaattaatcatatttccacattgtttgaaaatgatctggcaacttcgcggagctagaaaaggataccgctatctgatttgtcgaatgatggacaagaatagcaacaaaACAATGTTACCGTAGATTgaataatgccattataacgtggacctaccTAACTATATATAGAGGATGGTATTATATAGGGGATGGGGTTTCTGCAGCGTCTTCTCCTAAGTTACCTGACCTCATTACAATATCTCACTTCTAATAATATATGGATAAAACTATTAGTAAGCTACACTTAAATTCTTGGTGTGTAAACCTGActtaaaaaacattatattagaATATAATACTCACTTCAGCTTTCATTGAGCCGACTTTGAGGTTTGTCGGTGTAAAATACTTCATAAACTTCCACGATAATCCCTTCATATCAACTATGAACACTACTCCATTCTTCTGTGTCTCAGGCTCGTCCATAACTGCCTCTAACCAGATATCATCCACTTGTGACATTTCATGCGCCTGGTGATCACTGACAACTATGTTTCCTGTTCAAAAAAGAACGAATTCTGACTCATTgcacagtaataataattaaaacataatGAAAGATATCAATTACCCtcttatttaatcacaacacaAGAAAAGTGATAGCAACTAAATAATCGTAGGtaactctgttgtagttctgacactgtgttacttgtaaatatttgaaaaacacttacttatcttggagtattgaggaatgcatttcactcctgaagaggagcttcatcagcctgacaacAGGGGCGCTTGAtcttatgggttggactgtgtggccaaaatgtgggaaaatattacatttgatttgaagttaatTTGATCATTTAATAAGTTGGATTTGTCATTGTGGAGGTgtttaaaaattttgtattgttcTAGTGTGTTGAGTCTCTGGCTTTTTTTGAAGAATGTGTAGGATTTCAAATGCTACTTATCAAGTTGACAAATCCAACTTATTAAATTATCAActtaacttcaaatcaaatgtaatattttcctACATGttggccacacagtccaacccataagagcaagcgcccctagtgtcaggctgatgaagctcctcttcaggagtgaaatgcattccccAATACTCCAAGataagtaagtgtttttttaaatatttacaagtaacacagtgtcagaactacaacagagctattatatagtgtttcgtcatgggaAGCAACATCAATAATCGTAGGTAGTTTGGAAATTCATCCTACATAAGCCCAACTCGATCGTATTATTTCAACACTTTTTATTACCGTACTCATCCAATGTTGTCCTTATTGTATTTAATAATAgtctattattttaattattatattagccTACTGattcattatgatattattatttgattgggAAATATGACTACACATCTGTCTTGCCAGTCACTTTGCATTTCTGGCGTTTTTatgtcaataaaaaattatttatttattcatcatatcaTGAGATATCATgaggtaggcctactgtaataTTGTCACTAGAGGAAGATagttgtttttcaatttttttgtatcctattcattctattctcatcaaattcatatcaattgttcaaaaaataaagggaTAAAACTATTAGTAAGCTACACTTAAATTCTTGGTGTGTTAAACCTGACATTATATTAGAATATAATACTCACTTCAGCTTTCATTGAGCCGACTTTGAGGTTTGTCGGTGTAAAATACTTCATAAACTTCCACGATAATCCCTTCATATCAACTATGAACACTACTCCATTCTTCTGTGTCTCAGGCTCGTCCATAACTGCCTCTAACCAGATATCATCCACTTGTGACATCTCATGCGCCTGGTGATCACTGACAACTATGTTTCCTGTTCAAAAAAAGAACGAATTCTGACTCATTgcacagtaataataattaaaacataatGAAAGATATCAATCACCcttttatttaatcacaacacaAGAAAAGTGATAGCAACTAAATAATCGTAGGtaactctgttgtagttctgacactgtgttacttgtaaatatttgaaaaacacttacttatcttggagtattgaggaatgcatttcactcctgaagaggagcttcatcagcctgacaccaggggcgcttgctcttatgggttggactgtgtggccaaaatgtgggaaaatattacaatttgatttgaagttaatTTGATCATTTAATAAGTTGGATTTGTCATTGTGGAGGTgtttaaaaattttgtattgttcTAGTGTGTTGAGTCTCTGGCTTTTTTTGAAGAATGTGTAGGATTTCAAATGCTACTTATCAAGTTGACAAATCCAACTTATTAAATTATCAActtaacttcaaatcaaatgtaatattttcctACATGttggccacacagtccaacccataagagcaagcgcccctagtgtcaggctgatgaagctcctcttcaggagtgaaatgcattccccAATACTCCAAGataagtaagtgtttttttaaatatttacaagtaacacagtgtcagaactacaacagagctattatatagtgtttcgtcatgggaAGCAACATCAATAATCGTAGGTAGTTTGGAAATTCATCCTACATAAGCCCAACTCGATCGTATTATTTCAACACTTTTTATTACCGTACTCATCCAATGTTGTCCTTATTGTATTTAATAATAgtctattattttaattattattattagcctactgattcattatgatattattatttgattgggAAATATGACTACACATCTGTCTTGCCAGTCACTTTGCATTTCTGGCGTTTTTatgtcaataaaaaattatttatttattcatcatatcaTGAGATATCATgaggtaggcctactgtaataTTGTCACTAGAGGAAGATagttgttttcaatttttttgtatcctattcattctattctcatcaaattcatatcaattgttcaaaaaataaagggaTATTGTGCAGATTGATTCCTGTACGTACGATAGACCTACACCGTCACTTTTAAAATTAGGAATCGATTTGGTTCCGTGATCGCATTAAGCTATCGATAAGATAAGTACTAAAGCTCCATGCGCCTACTATACTCCTGTTGTAAGGGTCACCAATTTAAGAGCCGAACTCCTCTAAATACCAttcatgaaattaaaaatcgCATCCCGGTGGTTCAGAACCCATCTAAAACTGTAGCCTATAGGTCCACTCatctatcatcatcatatcCGTCTCATTAGcgacgcacaagcctagagagTTCATATGGGCATCATCATCCTCGGcgaaaaaatatatgaaatattaatttcatgtgaACAATATAAAAAGGttctaatttaaaaaatactaCCTACTtaaagaattatttatagaGTGATTTCTGAGATTTCTCTGCTCTAAATTTGTATAGAAAACAAATTAAATACGGTACCGTAATAGGGCCTAATAATAGTGttcaattttgaaagaaaatttacCACTTATTTAGCAATAATTAATAAGGAAAGTTATTAATTCTTGTGAAGaggaaaattcatataaatttcacATATTGTGAAATTATAATGTTCTGGTCTTTATTGAAgctttattattttgatgagaAAAACTAAATTTACTAATTAATCTCACCCAGCTGAACAATGTAGATTCTTCGACCTTGACTATCTCGAGGCTCAATCATTGTATGAATGTGCCGGCTTAAAACAAAGTCCTGATTCTCGGTCCTTTCTGTCGCATACCATTCAGCATAGGTGTGCTTGTTCCTGTAGATCATCTTCATCTGCAGAACAAATCAGTGTGtttgatgtaatttttcacGAATCAATTGGaaacaaataattaattacCCAAGTagaataatttcatcaatttgcTAAGGACATAAAAAACGATCTCGTGGTGTGAAGTGTTGGAAATGGGTAGCTTAAAGATtgtaatcattttaaaaattttaatttaatcagAGCATTATTCCCAAGGCTCTAATAACATGGTGTATCATCATTGTATTGACATATAGTGTGTTGCAATACAATTCTTTTGGATGTATAGAATGTAGGGTATTAACAATGATGATTGTAGAAGAAATTGTGAAGTAGGCTTACAGGAAAGTACTTTCTTGTCTGAATAGAGGCAAATTTATTATCACCAATATAAATTGATTGCTGTTTTACTTTATATTCTTAACCTCCAGTTACAGTAGGGCTACTGTTCATAGCAGGTTAAATAGGCTGGATATAAAGTATTGTGTAGGTCTACTTAAAACCAAAACCAAAGATATTCTGATATTGCAAATACCACGAATTTCATTTCGAGGAAAACACATTATTGTACCCACCTTTTCGAATGCATTCTCAACATCGAACTTGGTATAAGCGAGGTAACGTAGCAGGATGCGATCATCATCCTTTCCAACATTCAATTCTGGTTCACCTGTCAACAAAACGCGTCATTAATTAGTCTCAGGAAACATTATCAAAAcgtaaattcttaatttattacaTATCACTCAAACCCATATTCAATTTCCAAGTTGTGTCGTAGGTGGGTACCCTATATCTTGTCTAGTGCACATCTACTATAGACGTATATAATATTCCAATTAATAACAATTGAGGATTTGAACAGCATATAGgtaacaatattaattctttTCAACTGATCCAATGTAGCTGACACAAATTTCTATCGACGCAAAGAAAAaatctctcactcacacaactttccttgccattatgaaaatttatcacctgtcgctagtgttcacgcgcatctcaagtctactattcaaagatccaagccaactggtgacaggacaataacgctggagacacacgaagtcttctatctcttcatagtgaatgatttaatagaatcaacagtttgcaattgaaataacaatattttctcgaatttcgagcttattttaaattttaggtgaaaatgttactgaacattaatattgtagagattttcatgctcaatcttttccacttggaattttttgttttaattgtatctgaagcctgataataaaAATcctgggaatctaaaatcaaactttgcatagatggggaggagctactgaaatttttacatatatggggcttgtggcagttgatagagctaatcaatgactattctaggtatagatttgatcaaaatccgttttcgagaaaatcgcgaaaaaccttgtttctggcaacatttttgccatttcatccgccatcttgaattgcattagatcgaaattgttcgagtcagatccttatagggtaaggaccttaagttccaaatttcaagtcattccgttaattgggagatgcgATATCGTGtaaattaatatagaatataataaagtCAATAGAATAGATTATCAATGAAACTTTTACCGGTACACAGATTTGGTACGTTTATGATTAGAAGATATTTTCCAGACGTCATAATATAGCCTACTAAAATCACTGAATATTAAAGGAGTTGACTATTGCACTGCTGGtatcttttcttttctttataataagagagagtagggttgtgtttgttcgtgtgttcgtttgttctcatcaaaacatgtcaacttgtggattgcataccggaaaaacgggaatgatttagatctccaaattttgcacatagattctaaaaatatcaatcccGTGCAcatggaagcccaaatttcaattttccttctagatttttcagaattaatgttcaaatttatctAAGCTACCGTACATGACGTTccataggctacattgttgagcccaaaatgtgtttttttatgaGAAGGTTACCTATAATGCTGTTTCAAGACTATCATTTTCTAACGGCTCTGTAGTGTGTAGCTCAACGGTAAAACGCAAGCTTACGCAGCGATAAttcctcggttcgaatccccTATACTTCCcaaattttttgttcttaattttttccctcgaaacgtattattatcaattattttttgaaggaatttgttttcattacaattgaacatggattttatcaaataattatttttaatgtaaaattttgccaccagtacaaatgaaatggacatagtcttcatgctgaaGGCCtatgattgaatttcataagaaaaacatgaatagatcataggtaataaaatatgtaataattgAGGAGTTGAATGGAATAGGGGCGTAACCCAGAAATTGAGATTTCAAGAAAATGGGCCTTGAAGTTTTCAAactagtttcaaaatagagaggTTTTTTCTAAATACTTGGAAATTGTATTATATGGTAGTTtgatattttatgaatagattggaatataaaaattcaaagtatACAGCTACAGTTAATCTATATTGAATGTTCAAAATATGCTTGTAACTGCCCTTATTCCATTCAACAGCTCAATACTGCTCTTTTTCCGTTCAAGTCACATTGAATGAAAGAAGggcagtttcagtcatttgagACTTTGCATTATATTTtagctgtaaaataataaaaaaattgaatggatGATTGATGAATAGAAACTCAATGATGATGATacttattgaatttatttttcaaaaataaatgatataTGATAacaaacagaaaatttataactACCTAAATGGTAGTAGTCTGCTGGACTTTGCAAATTTGGTCGAAATAGGCCTTTATGAGATACGGAAAAAAGTTATATACATTTTAATATATAAACTAAGTGGCAGCTGCCTGAGACTTTGCGAATATATTGTCAAAATATGCCTTTTGGTCATCACTCAGGTATGGGTAAAGACTTCTAACATCATCCTCTTTACCCGGCTTTACAGGTTGTGGTAAAACACTAGGAACACTCAAGTTAATACCATGcttattttttcttccaaaCATGAATGGAGTGAAGCATCCGCTGAAACTTGATGCAACAGACACAGTGCCATTGGccaaatattgtaatctacagtAAGATTGTATTTTGAACTGATGGTTCTTACAAGTAGGTTTCTTATTTTCGAAAAGATTCTTCAATGTTTTACCCCAATCAAAAATCATATCACCTGCTTCAATGATATGAAATGGAGATGGACTATATCTACTTGtgctgaaaatattgaaatattcgtCAGCCGAATAAatgttctctttcttctttagTTTTTGACTATACAATCCAAAGTTGCGATCACACTGATTGTATGAATGACCGCGGACCGGAAAAATATGCAACACTCTGATGTTTATTTTCATTGCAAGCCACGAACAGAACCGCATCATAGTAACATTTTTGTTCTGGCCTCCAGCGGCATCTGAGAATAGAATAAGTTCATCAAAATTCTCGAGAGTTCTCCTGTTGAAAAGATAATCAGACAAGAAAGAGCACACGGTGTTAGGGTCTTTCTTTGACTCAGATTCATTGAAACAGTAAAAAAAGCTCAAATCGTCGTTGTGGCAATGAATGTTGAATAGATATAACCATAAGAGTCTTTTATAGAATTGGGATGTCACATTTAATTTAGGAAGAGCCAAACTTTGAGCATAATCAAATTCTAGCACAAGGCAACGTGAGTTCTGATCTTTGGACAGATTAAGAAAATGGGTTTTTACTCCTTTATAAGCAGAAACTTTTCTCAAATGGATATCATGAGCTACCTTGCATGGATCATTTGGATTATTTTGAAACTTCACATTACAAGCAGTACAATAATCGCAAACATCTGTTCTTGGTAATTTGAAAGCATAGTCTGTAGTTTTGAAAAATTTGTAATATGACCCATATCCAATCTTAATGTTGTTGCCAGTCTGTGATTTATAGTATTCACAAAACAAATCAAATAGAATTTTGACATTTAAATAAGagcattcaaaatacaatttcttcGACTTATTTCTAGAGTAGTGGGAGGGTCGGTGTGGGATACCCTCTAAATGAGCCCTGGCCAGGTCCCATACAATATCTTCTACTTTATGAGGACGATTAAGATGCTTTCCTCTCATATCATTCATGGGCGCTCCATCCATCATTTTATTTCTTACATTTCTGAGTCTTTTTTCACTGATCTGATACAAGCTAATGAAAAACTGAAGGCAAACTGGTATTTGTTGGGTATTGTCTGCACTATATTTCCATGAGTACtcacaattttttgtttttggtGTGACTTGCTTCACTTTCACAGGCTCGAATTTTATGCAGCTAGCTAGATGCGAATCTTGTAGAGATTTGTTACCATAATCGTAGAATATCGCCAAGAGTCTCTTCTGCTCACACACATCAACATTCTTGTAGCATTGTTTGGTGCAACATgagttaataattttgaaaattcttacCCACCACTATTGTTCCTTTTCCACTGGTGTATTTTTTCCCCGAATTTCTTCTGAGTTTCCTTCTCTTTTGTTGATTGTTCCGTTTATTTCCATTTTCACCATCTGATTCACTAGATTCACTTATCTGAGAATAGTCACTGTTGTCAACACTGCTCATTGTaaattaaatagaataaaaataatcaagttcCAATACTTTCTATTTCTCAAAATCAATTCTAAGATTCCAAAAGCAAAGTATAACGTATTATAGCATAATAATCATTAAGCATTTCTGTTTACAACCAAACCAAAAGCCATGTGCGAAACGTGGAAACAAGAACTGCTGACAAACATAACCTCCTAAAAATCAACGTCATGATCTCGAGAAAGAAGATATTAAAGTGAAACTTTGCAGGTATACCAACTAAACTAGATTCCAAAAAAGCATTTAACGGAAAAAGGGGCAGAACTTGGTTTACGCCCCTATTCCATCTAGCTcctcaatttatattcttcagttataatgtactatcagacacgaattcgcagtgaaacgagtattttaggtattttgttttgaattgggaaaacaaaagactgcctgattcaaattgaggaggatcctaatcgaactaaaacttattgatgtattggaaaaattaatatgattctgtgaggttttcaagtattatgtattcttcagttttctatactataataaaggaaagaactggcttatacatgtaaggaatagggaattatgtttgacgcatcatcacgtctgaaataccgtatactcaactgattaatttgaaattttgcatattttcagttcttcaagatttcattacgtcaagttttcaatttgtcatgcttccagttgttgtatagaagtagctgaacatttcttttgaaagggacattagatgataggtatgattggggatcctattcgaataaaaataactgattttctgtcgcatcaaaaccgcaccgatttctcaaaccgttcaaaagttattctcattcaaagatactgataaatcatgcaTCTATCCaccatctttactataataatggaaagagctggctcatacacgtacgtgatgtaggaaaattatgtttgacacatcatcacgtctgaactactggactgattgatttgaaattttgcataaagattcttcattaaccgaggatggttataggcctattttcaaatttcgaatttttttataacgtcaagtttttattttgtaaagttttaaaatagacccttgcgaagcatgggttacctactagtattaAATAAGTAAGGATGAGTCCCAACTAAATTGAATACATCCCAGGTAACATCATGTTCTAGTGTAGGGTATTCTAAAGATCCCAGTATAGGGTAGGCGTATAGTAATTGCCTTGATAGGCCCTATAGATGAAAACGAgcataaaacaataatatcagTAGCTTGTATCGGTATGCTGGGTTCCATTATTGGAGATGATAAAGTAACAATATACCGGTAACTAAAGTTTTAAAACTCTGAGTCATTATATAGTTTAGTTTGTAGATTTAAGCTGTTTCAAGCTGTAGGTACCGTACGGTACCTATGTATCAAATAACACTTcttattcattaaattattgtatggttcaataattgaaaccgCTCAACACATTTGACATTCTTCCATGAGTACAGATTAATTGAGAACAAAAAGAATCTCATCTAGTAAAACCAATGATTCACTTGATTCAACAAGAGAAAATTCGACATCAAAGGTTGTACGGTATTTGATAAAAAAGTGCAGGGTAAATCGATTCACAATTTTTCTATTAGATAAAAGATTGGGGAACAATGATTCCATTGTGATAGGCTTACCTTGATTATAAGATTCTATTTATAACAGACTGCAATCTAAACTATTCACAAACCATACCTACCTTTGTAAGAGAGTTCCAATAATCCCAGATCTCAAAAATTGGAAAAGAGTAGGCTGCTCTTATCAAGTTACTGCACTGATATTTATTTTAACACCATTGTGGGACCTTATGTAGCCTATTTCTCGATTTTCTCATAAATCTATATTGGGATGGAATGAATAAGACTATGATTCCAAATTTTAACAATCAATTTTCAACCCAAATCCAAAtatcattatgaataatttcaaatgacaatagtCATATTCTTGAATAAGGTgtaaatttacaattttataGAAAACAAAAGTACTTATTCAACAAAAGAAAATCAATTATAGCGGGGTGTTATTAGACATTTTTACACCAATTTACTAATCCAACTTATCTATTACTATTGATTgaagatgaataatttttgagTTTGAGAACAACTTATTTTAACACACTATAGTAATATATTAAAGcctatataaatttatattattagatacaagaaaaaatattaaattattattagttattttttacaataaaacttCTAGTAAGTTAGGTAGGCCTACTCGCCGTATGAGTAGTCGAATTTATACTTTATTCTACAGCAGAAAGGGAGAAAGTAATAAACTACATAATATCAATGAGTCCATTATGCATTTGGCCAGGACttcctattaatattattattgaacgaaaatctaATTAGAAAAAATTCCATCTGTAGGCTTCCTATTTATACTAtaactagcagtcaggctcgcttcgctcgccatatccgtctagcccctggacccccgactgcatcgttcaaaaatgagatcagtgggctcgcttcgctcgcctgcatttttcatttgagcatgcttcattccatcagaaagtcaaagtactgagaaaacgcagaaaagctgagaaaaacgctgattttgggcgtatctttgatgaaatattaaagtcacctcaacacaatatttttagaccctacctaaacctctgtctaaaatttaaacattttc
It encodes:
- the LOC111047552 gene encoding clavesin-1 isoform X2, whose protein sequence is MLSTSSGIWYQVIFGEPELNVGKDDDRILLRYLAYTKFDVENAFEKMKMIYRNKHTYAEWYATERTENQDFVLSRHIHTMIEPRDSQGRRIYIVQLGNIVVSDHQAHEMSQVDDIWLEAVMDEPETQKNGVVFIVDMKGLSWKFMKYFTPTNLKVGSMKAETIPLHSIQFHVINTGMLLNGMVSLVFPLLSTATKESIFFHKSSLESLHKHICPESLPKEYGGTQPPLDYDKNIEIFLKKNNTRLLELLKYGYSTEKK
- the LOC111047552 gene encoding clavesin-1 isoform X1, which produces MEREDAINQLRNLVSGEPELNVGKDDDRILLRYLAYTKFDVENAFEKMKMIYRNKHTYAEWYATERTENQDFVLSRHIHTMIEPRDSQGRRIYIVQLGNIVVSDHQAHEMSQVDDIWLEAVMDEPETQKNGVVFIVDMKGLSWKFMKYFTPTNLKVGSMKAETIPLHSIQFHVINTGMLLNGMVSLVFPLLSTATKESIFFHKSSLESLHKHICPESLPKEYGGTQPPLDYDKNIEIFLKKNNTRLLELLKYGYSTEKK